The proteins below come from a single Pogoniulus pusillus isolate bPogPus1 chromosome 39, bPogPus1.pri, whole genome shotgun sequence genomic window:
- the CTTNBP2NL gene encoding CTTNBP2 N-terminal-like protein yields MNLEKLSKPELLTLFSILEGELEARDLVIEALKAQHRDTFIEERYGKYNISDPLMALQRDFETLKEGNHGEKQPVCSNPLSILKVVMKHCKNMQERMLSQLAAAESRHRKVILDLEEERQRHAQDTAEGDDVTYMLEKERERLTQQLEFEKSQVKKFEKEQKKLSSQLEEERARHKQLSSMLVVECKKATAKAAEEGQKTAELSLKLEKEKSKVSKLEEELASKRKRGLQMEAQVEKQLSEFDIEREQLKAKLNREENRTKALKEEVECLKKVLKELEASCQEQSPPEPSQPSPSLMSRGVTTESPPVRSVSCQTEGLQAVPASAGRAAQAVPSPTAPPLSYAKSNGHCEGEAQAGSEPLPPSPAEGQAQREKAAAAAWDGAVENGSPVRTESPVPLAAQLSSGSASLSPSSTAASSLTPSPCSSPVLTKRLAGGSASSPGYQSSYQVGINQRFHAARHKFQAQAEQDHQASGLQSPPSRDLSPTLADNSAAKQLARNTVTQVLSRFTSQQGAIKPVSPNSSPFGTDYRSLANAASPRSDSGHSPSPAKVSSPLSPLSPGIKSPTIPRAERGNPPPIPPKKPGLAQSPAAPTALPKTSAQGPSLGASMDVASSCSNTTVVSNGKDLEILLPTSS; encoded by the exons ATGAATCTGGAAAAACTCAGCAAACCAGAACTCCTGACCCTGTTTAGCATTCTTGAGGGGGAATTAGAAGCAAGAGATCTTGTCATAGAAGCTTTGAAG gcccagcacagagacaccTTCATTgaggagcgctatgggaagtaCAACATCAGCGACCCACTAATGGCTTTGCAGAGAGATTTTGAGACTCTGAAAGAAGGAAATCACGGTGAAAAGCAGCCAGTATGCTCCAATCCCTTATCCATCTTGAAAGtggtgatgaaacactgcaaGAACATGCAGGAGAGGATGTTATCCCAACTGGCTGCTGCcgagagcaggcacagaaag GTGATCCTGGACCTGGAGGAGGAGCGGCAGCGGCACGCCCAGGACACGGCAGAGGGCGATGATGTCACCTACATGCTGGAGAAGGAGCGGGAGAGGCTCACCCAGCAG CTGGAGTTTGAGAAGTCCCAAGTGAAGAAGTTTGAAAAGGAACAGAAGAAGCTGTCGAGccagctggaggaggaaagggcacGGCACAAGCAGCTCTCCTCCATGCTTGTAGTGGAGTGCAAGAaagccactgccaaagcagctgaagaagggcagaagacagcagagctgagcttgaaactggaaaaggagaagagcaaggtgagtaaactggaagaggagctgGCGTCCAAGAGGAAGAGGGGCTTGCAGATGGAAGCACAAGTAGAGAAGCAGCTCTCAGAGTTTGACATTGAAAGAGAGCAGCTGAAAGCCAAGCTGAACAGAGAGGAGAACCGTACCAAAGCTCTCAAAGAGGAGGTGGAGTGTCTGAAGAAAGTCCTCAAAGAGCTGGAGGCTTCTTGCCAGGAGCAGAGTCCTCCCGAGCCTTCGCAGCCAAGCCCCTCGCTGATGTCCAGAGGTGTCACAACTGAGAGCCCTCCGGTGAGGTCTGTGTCCTGCCAGACCGAGGGCTTGCAGGCAGTGCCTGCCAGTGccggcagagctgcccaggccgtgcccagccccactgcacCTCCTCTCTCCTATGCAAAATCCAACGGGCACTGTGAGGGTGAGGCGCAGGCTGGCAGCGAGCCGCTGCCGCCCAGCCCAGCGGAGGGCCAGGCGCAgagggagaaggctgcagctgcagcctgggacgGCGCAGTGGAGAACGGCTCTCCCGTCCGGACCGAGTCCCCCGTGCCCCTGGCGGCCCAGCTCTCCTCCGGCAGCGCCTCCCTGTCCCCCAGCAGCACGGCTGCCTCCTCGCTGActccttctccctgctcctccccgGTCCTGACCAAGCGCTTGGCGGGAGGCTcggccagcagccctggctacCAGTCCTCCTACCAAGTGGGCATCAACCAGCGCTTCCACGCCGCTCGGCACAAGTTCCAGGCGCAAGCCGAGCAGGACCATCAGGCGAGcgggctgcagagccctccctCCCGGGACCTCTCTCCCACTCTGGCAGATAACTccgctgccaagcagctggcacGCAACACGGTCACGCAGGTGCTCTCCAGGTTCACCAGCCAGCAGGGGGCCATCAAACCTGTGTCCCCCAACAGCTCGCCCTTTGGCACGGACTACCGCAGCCTGGCAAacgctgccagccccaggagcGACTCTGGCCACTCCCCGAGCCCTGCCAAggtttccagccctctgagcccgTTGTCTCCCGGAATTAAGTCGCCAACCATTCCCAGAGCAGAAAGAGGGAACCCTCCACCCATCCCTCCAAAGAAGCCTGGCCTCGCTCAGTCGCCTGCTGCTCCCACTGCTCTCCCCAAAACCTCTGCCCAGGGACCCTCCCTGGGTGCCTCCATGGACgtggccagcagctgctctaaCACTACTGTGGTGTCAAACGGCAAAGACCTGGAGATCCTCCTGCCAACCAGCAGCtag